A segment of the Macrobrachium nipponense isolate FS-2020 chromosome 4, ASM1510439v2, whole genome shotgun sequence genome:
AAGCTAAAGAAAGAGACGAAACAAAGCACcgagtttttttttagatatgtgtTTCCAATTCCAAGTAACTTGGACGCCCAAACCGCTGTTATAAGTGAGGGAACCATAGTTAACTTTCTAACCAAATATTGAGAAACAGTATTAAGAGGGGAGACGGCAATGGAAGTCTCTAATGGCCATCTCAGAGGCACTGAACTGAACTAAATAACGGGATCCATAATCCATATATAGATGCGCTCGTAAAATGCAAATTGATTGACGAGAAAAGACCCATAATCcaacttaaaatatattaaattctttcAACCTGCGTACATAATATTATGCATATTTTGCTTACGTAAAGATTAACGAACGGATGTCTATGCAGGTAGATATGGTTCGTATCTTAATGACTAAAGATTTACGTTGAAAACAACGGTTCTTACTTCTTTATACTTTCAGGAATGTTTTCTGAGGCGCTGCTTCTGCTGACGGCGACGGCGATAGCATCAGTGTCAGCTGGGGACACGAGGATAGTGAACAATCCGGGCGGCTTGGCTCACGGAAAGGGTTATGGATCGACCTCATCTTTCACATCTAGCTCAGGGTGAGTGAAATTCTTCTTCCTGAGTAGAGGGTAGCGAAATATGTTTTATCTACATCCTTTGAAGAAAAcgaacaaaagaagaaaagaggaactaGTGGAACATTGAAatagaagtaaaaagaaatgaaactgcATCAGGGAGGGCCTAGTTGGCGCCTGGATATTTTTGGGGGCCCAAACAATATTGCACAAAACTAATGTACCAATTCTGTAATTAGTAAAATATACTATTCTTGAATACATTTATCATtgcgaatgaaagaaaataatgatattagTAAGTAGGAAACCTGTAGTTTGGCGTTTTTTAAACGTTCTGGTTTATTAAAAATCGCTTTCGGCGGCGTCAGACATGATTGCCAGGGCGAGGACATCGCTTTTGACCACCAAAGGGTTCAAGTTTTGCTACAAAGGGGATCAACGGTGGGGGCtgggcgggggggggcggggggtggggggggggggggggggggagggggtgggggggggggggggagtcaatAGCGACTCACTGGACTGCATAGCTTTTCATACAAAGAAATTAAGTCAGGGAGGTCGGATACGCTTTTGAAAGatgttctatgagcaagagcccgtgctggcataaaaccAGCTTCATAAAAAATCACCAGGTCAGAcacgagtaaaataaaaataaaaataaaattgtactaATTTAACATAAATCTACCTCTAGGGATGGCATACCGTTGGAAATAGATACACCAAGGTATAAGATGTTATGTAAGTGGCAGAATGATGAAACAAGACAAATATGAAAGGGCTATTGGAAAAGTTTTGCAGAAACAGAACAAATATTCAACTTGAATAAATCACTGAACCACAAAAGGTGTTTGAAATGAGTATACAATGACCTACGGACAGTGCATCAGACTCGAACCTTTCAGTGACACTGTGAGAGACAGGGGTATAGCTAAAGaggattaaaaacaaataaagaaagatgCACTTATGCAAGTACCAGATGCAAGTGGACTAAATTTAGCCGACACTTCTCAGACACTTGACACAATGCACCTTGATCATGAAGAAATGTAGGCGACCTTGGCAAAGATAATAACCCATAGatcgagagaaaaaaagaaaaaccggtTTGCGTCAAAACAGCGACCACTCCTATACGACATTACCAGCAGTAAAAGACCTCAGGCCTATGGCCTTGAGTTCCGTATCGAACAACACTTTTTATGTGGATAATAAGAATATGAACACGACGCATGACATTATAATTTGATTTCACCCCACAAAGAATGTGGCTGGATAGCCTTTCCATTCTGCATTACTGTATAGATGAAGATTATAGAAGAAGAACTTTTTGATACAGCTTTACGTGGTGTTAAAAGACTTAAGAAAAGTATTTTATATGTCGCAAGATAGCATAAACATCAATTATTGTGAATTACTGAATTCATAGAGATATAGTATCGAGAACAAAACTTAAGGTACCACACTACGTTGAAACAGCAGTAAGAGATTAAATCTCTGTGACCAATGGCGGCGTCAGGGAACATACGTACAGCGGTGCAACTATATTTCACTTACTGAAATGTAAATGGCAGACTGGAGTATTcatttaaatattgttttcagaTATCAACTTACACTTAACAAGCAAAACACATATTATTACCATTCAAATTAAGATATAAAATGTAATAGATAGAAGATTTCGAAGAAATAAATTCTTTGACCCTAGCAAAGAAAATGCACACCTCCAATCTCATTTGAAACTTGACAGAGCAAAAAATAATCCAATTCGTGATAGGTTACATCACCAATAGCATTATGATAAAGAATAAATGGAAGGATTTAGCACTGCCTAGATTAATGTGTTCTGTGAAAAAGACGAAACAGAATACACTAAAACTGACAATGAAATAGCCAAGTAGGTATGGCATATGAAAGCTTCATGTTGTATATAATTCCTGTTCTAGTAGGGGCGGCATCCAAAATAGcaacagaaattaaaaataaactcatATTTAGAACATACATTCGACGAAATGGAGATGGTTCTCTGTAGGAGATCATTCTAGTTATTCAGAAACAAAAATTTAAGGCTTAACTTATGAGTGGAACACAAGCATGAACAAGTGAATTGAGCGAAACTCAAATTCATACATTACTTATAGGAGGTACGAAGGGGTCTAGGACAATTACCCCCGAGGACAATTACCCCCTAGGACAACTACCCACTAGGACaacaacacaccccccccccccccttaatggTTAACAATGGTTAACAGACTAGAATTACTTAAGGTGACGTTACTCTCAttgtataaaaaaacatttttccttaaaCTGTCTTTGCTCTCTAAATTACTCTTAAGTACAATTAAATAGTTTCTGAAATTATTTATAactgaaatttttcttaaaaaaattttttttttttggtgggggtttttttttttcaagaagaatttctttatttatgttcTTGGCATGTATTTCTTTTCTTGACATTTAGTGAAACAACCAAGATCCCCTAAGCAACATGGAATTTATCAGTTCTAGAGGAAAAGACAGACTAGTGCTTGATGGATATAAATATGTTAAGCCGAGAGACTTGGCAAATGGTGTTGTGTCTTTTGAGtgtgaagaaagaagaaacaaagccAGTTGCAAAGCTAAGGTAAAAGTTCATATTCAACGAAGGGAAGTTACTGGTACTCTTCATAATCACACCCATGCGCCATCTAAAGCGAAAATTGAAGCTGCAAAAACTATCCAAAGAGTCAATATGCGAGCCATCCTTTACGGAAGAAACAGCGCAGCAAATACTTTCTGAGTCTTGTGGAACCATTGATGAAGAAACGGGAGCAAACCTACCACCAATTCATCATTTAAGACGTAATATCAGACGTCATCGACAACGTTTATCTCGCTCACGGCCATTGCCTGTAAATGCCCAAGAACTTGTTTTTACAGATGAGCATATCAATACACAAGATGGTCAAGATTTTCTGCTTTTCGACTCTGGGCACGTTGAGAAACGAATGTTGATCTTCGGAACACAGAAAACCTTGGATTAGCTACCTATGTCAAGCGTCACATTGGTCGCTAGATGGAACGTTCAAAACAGTACCTCggatatttttacaattataCACAATTCATGCTTTGATAAATAATCGTTCAGTTCCTTTAATATATGCTCTTTTACCAGATAAAAGCCAAACAACTTACTCAAACCTACTGGAGCAATTAAAACTACTGAAACATGATTTAGCCCCAAAGACTATCATGGTCGACTTTGAAAAGGGTCTGATTAATAGCTTACAACTGGCATTCCCACAATCCGAAATAAAGGGGTGTTTTTTTCACCTTTGCCAAAGCGTATATAGAAAAGTTCAATCTTATGGATTTCAGCAGCGATACCTAGAGGATAAAGAGTTTTCCATCGCAATGAAAATGATAACAGCTTTAGCTTTGGTACCGGCCTGTGCTGTCGAAAAATCATTCGAAACTCTGTGTAAATTCCTCCCCCCTGAAACATATCCATTGCAAGACTACTTTGAAGGCATGTACATAGAACGTACATGTCGAAGAGGAAGAAGGCGCGAACCATTGTTTGAAATAGAGTTGTGGAGTATGTACAACAGAACGGGAGATGAACTTTCTAGGACAAATAATGCAGTAGAAGGGTGGCACAGGAGTTTCTTAGCGAATGTTGGTTGTTGTCatccaaatatttgaaagtttttaacATGCATTAAAAGAGAACATTCATTAAAACAAATCACATGGTTCGATCTTTTGCAGGTTTTCCTGGACAACCATCTCGAAAGAAATATTTAGATGCTGCAAACCGCATTATTTCAGTCTctaaaacttatgaaaatagAGATGTGGAACAATATTTACGAAGTATTGCGTATAATCTGCATTTTTaaactatttctttttacttttcgttttaattttttatgactttttcaacttgttgttttaatgttttttatgattttttcaactttcttgtaagaattttgtatgtaaatgtatttgtatacattaaaaatactttaaactATTTTTCATCAGTTTCATTTCAATTATGCTTAACCATTTATAAAATGAGTTGTTCAGGGGGTAGTTGTCCTCGGGGGTAATTATCCTGATACGGGTACGAAGGGAACTTGACAGAAAAAACACAGGTGTGAAAATACAATAACTGGTAGCGGCAAACTGAACGTACGAGCACTTCATTatagaaagagaatgaaaagggAAGATGGAAATTTGTCTGCATTCATTTTATAACAATCATACCTACATGGAATAGTTGTTTAGATTTTGGAAGTTATCGCGAGTACCACGGTCATCGATGCCGACCATGCTAAGAGcaatatgaaagagagaaaaggtcTTCACAGAATTATGCAACTATGGAAAGTAAAGCTGAAGTCTGCGCAGGCATAAGGCCACAATCAAATGAGAGCAAAACAGAGAGCCGTTACAAAGACATTGCCATACCTTTATCTCTCTAATGCTATTCATTCTTTTGGAGTAGAATGttgggttttcctcctgttacgcgcTTTTCAAACCTCCTTCCTGTCAATTTCCtattcaacgctgaatgacctcataggtcccagcacttgccCTTTGACCTAAATCCTATATGCTATTCTATTCAAGAATTTGGGGATCCAGTGTTCAGATTCCTTTTGGAGCTGACAAATTTAAACTCACCTTAGCTAGACACTGTTGAAATATTATAAGTCTCGTAAAAACCATCTTTTTCGTCTCTTCTAAACAGGTTCGCTGCTGGCGGATTCGTTACTGGTGGCAACATCATTTCGGGCACAGTAAGTTCTGGAGGAGGCCATCTAGGAGGAGGCCATCTAGGAGGTGGCCATCTAGGAGGAGGCCAACTAGGAGGAGGCCATCTAGGAGGTGGCCATCTAGGAGGAGGCCAACTAGGAGGAGGCCATCTAGGAGGAGGCCATCTTGGAGGGGGCCATCTTGTGGGAGGTGGAGGAGGGTATGGAAGTTTTGGAGGGGCCCTTCATGGACATGGGTCAAGTGGAGGTTTCGGCGGTCACGGCATATCTGGTGGTTTCGGCGGACATGGCTCCGGAGGATTCGCATCAGGAGGACACGGCGGCTTCTCTTCCGGAGGGTATGGATCCGGGCACAGCTCTGGAGGCTTCGTATCTGGAGGGCACGGTAGTGGTTTTGCTTCTGGAGGATATGGATCTGGAGTTCATGGGCACGGAACTGGAGGATTTGCCTCCGGGGGCCACGGAGGGTTTTCATCTGGTGGGTATGGCggcggaggcggaggcggaggcggTTGCAAGTACTGGTGCAAAGGGTATTCGGGACAATACCACTGCTGTCAGACGCCTCAGCAGTCTGCTCTCGGTGGGTGGTGAAGAAGCGGTAATCGAACTGCCGTCTCTGTCCTCCGTCTGCTCGTCCCATTCTGATCTGCCTTTCCCTGTCTCTCTGTTCATCTATTTGTCTGACTATCAGTTTCTCTGTATTTGCTAATAAGTTTTGGaacgttttgttattattgtatttgttgtcatggaaaaaataaatgaaatactgaaACTGCTGAGAGTTATTTGAGATTTGTTCTGtcctttcattattataaaatttctttttgcttggcgtgcatgtgtttgtatgcatgtgtgtgtgtgtacgtttgtatgcaactgagagagagtgagataaggATGTTGTCTGCTTATTCTTGAGCACAGGTACTTAACTGAGTATTCTCCATCCGTTGCAAAACGTCTTCCCATGAAACGGGAAGTTAATCATCATAAAAAGAATTCTGTTGTCATGGCAAGCTGCAGATGTGAAGTAATCTGTGAAGATGCAATTAAAACTTTATAAGAAAATTCCTCATTTacaaggaaaagggaataagGAAATGTGGAAACGACTGACAATATGAAAACGTATCATAATCAAGTATAGTCTATAGTCTTTACAATCTTGATGTTAGGGAACTGAAGTCGACCAAATTTCAAGCTTAATCAAACCAGCACTCGTCCTCATAGCATTCAAGTGAAAAAATCTCTCCTCTTTATCTCCTTTTGAGACCTTGAACAATCGAAATCTTGAAACTGATAACATCATTACACGACTACGCAGCACGACTGACCCCTGGGGGTTAACAAGGAAGGAACCGACCGTCACAAAACAGCCTTGGGCACTACCATGACTGAGATCTTGGGCCGAGGGAAAATAATCGAGGGTGTGACTTCAACGGCACAGCGCCGCTCTTACCTTATGCATCTCTATGAGAGGCGATTGATCATCGCTTCCCTACAACATTCATCTCAATTTCGATTGCACCTAAAATTacggataataaaaaataaaaaaaaacacggctAGACGGTCACGAACTGCGTTGTAACCACGTCCATATAGAGTACTCGACTTAACTCTGTTCCTCGAAGGAGGGGCTTTGTCAAGAGCTCGCTGTTGTGTCTCAACATTTTAGATACTTTGCCTTTGAAATTCACAGGTGAAAAACTTCGTTTATTTCAGTTTCTTAAGGTTTTAGTTTCTTTCGTGAAGGTTTGACGACTTGATTTAATTCTCTGCTCATTTTCGAAAAGCGCTCAGCCTGGAAACAATTCTGGGGTCAAGGGTCGACCGCATCCTAACGTTGCGTAAGGCCTTCTTCCCCACAAGGAAGAACACCGTCGAGTTTCATAATTATTCTGTTATGGAAAATGCGTTCATCACAGATTATAGCTGTGGGTTTCTAACCTACTGCTGCAAagcaattccttttttttctgtgaactgATAATACTGGCTTGCAATGGTCAGAGGAAATTACCGAGTCATTAGAATCCCTCTGGGACATTTTGTACTATATATGACAGATTTTTCTCTCCAATGATATGTGCACTTTGCATCCACACTTGATGAAACAACAAAAATGCTACAGGAAATAAGCAGGACATCTCTCTTTCCACTAGAACAACATCAATGACTTTATAAAATGACGGATGGCTGGCATGAAGCAAGGTCAAGGTCAATGGTTCCTAGGATGCCAGGCTCAGGGACTATTTATTGACTTCCTCCCACCTTCCTTCAGGCTATGACAGTTTATTCGTATAACCTTCCATTCATAAGAGGAGAGTCTCTCTTCGGGGCTAGATCGTGGGGATTTTTTCTTCTCTGctcttcttctttatttcatgtttttttttctttttctggggGTAGTTTGTTAACATCTCATTGTTTTTCTTATGCTGAGAAATATTTCCTCGTAAATATAACTGCTTTGAGTGACTCTTGCTTTGAGCGTTGTCTTCATTGATATGTTTAAAGCGATGAAAAAAGACAATGGAAAATCaatttttggaaaacttttcatcaaGATATGAGAACGAAGACCAACCATGATCCTCTGGCCTTGTTGAGTGATAGATTTAAAGTTCGACTTATTTCAAGGATGAATAATCTAACAAGAGTTGTTATACATTGCTTTTATTGACATCATATGCCCATCGAAATGATTTGTTTTGTTGATAACACAGAGTAGACCCCAAAATCAGTCTCAGTTTCATACGATGCAAGAATATTGCTTCTCATCGTAGAAGTGAATGCGGCAGAGAATCATTTTCCTTGGACAAAACAATCACCTCATTTCGTGTTCATGGCGTCTTCTAACTCTTTCCTCTCTTCCTTTCGAAGCCCTTCTCTCGAGCGAAAAATGAAATGACGTTTCGCCTGCGGATTGTTCTAGCCAGTGGGATTACCAGTAAGGAGGTTGATCAACTGCCGGTTTGCAGACAAAGTGGTCGGTCCGGTTGCAGGCGTCGAAGCAACACTTCTCCGTCGACGCGCACGAGCCGTCGTCGACACATCTCTTTTCTGATCCCGTTGGCTCATCGCACTTGTTTGTCAGGGCTGGACAGAAGCCCGGATTGGCTGTAATGGAAGGAGGaagcattaacacacacacacacacccacactcacacacacagacacacacacatatacatatatgtatatatttaatatatattatataatataataatatatatatatatatatatatatatatatataaaagagtgttgttgtttttttattcatagaaGAAATGAAGACTTTACTTTTACCATATTCAGTTTGGTCCCGGTTCCGAAACCTAAGACTGATGTTAGTCATTGACTAGCACTTTCCTATTTTTCCCCATTACAGAGCAGAAATTAAAACCTCTTAACAAACGactctatggccctcaaagatgatttctattgttttttttttttttttttttttttttttttttttgtaatttcaagGATTTTCATAAGTGATGCAGTGGCGGATTTAATGTGGGGACATCTGGTCACgtgcccacccccctcccccgcatTCATATGCGATAATAGAACATTACCttctttcaataaattattttattaattaatgattttttcaacaacaataacaattatatatatatatatatatatatatatatatatacacacacacacacacacacatatatatatatatatatatatatatatatatatatattatatatatatatatatatatatatatatatatatatatacacacacacacacacacacacatatatatatatatatatatatatatatatatatatatatatatatatatatatatatgtgtgtgtgtgtgtgtgtatatatatatatatatatatatatatatataatatatatatacatatatatactatatatatatatatatatatatattatctaataaaaggagcccataaaaacaccaaaatgtagagagaaaagtactatatttcagagactgctgtctctctcttcaggtatatatacctgaagagagagacagcagtctctgaaatatagtacttttctctctacattttggtgtttttatgggctccttttattagatgagattctgttgtttacagaacacttttaccagtctatatatattatatatatatatatatatatatatatatatatatatatatacacacacacacacacacacacacacacacacatatatatatatatatatatatatatatatatatatatatatatatatatatatatacatatatatatatgtgtgtgtatatatatatatatatatatatatatacacatatatatatatatatatatatacattatatatacatatatatatattatatatatatatatatattacattatatatatatatatacatatatatactaatatatatatatatatcatatatatatacatatatatatatattacatttatatatatatatataaatatatatatatattatatatatatatatatatattatatacatatatatacacacatatatatatacaatatgtgtgtacatgttacaAATATATGTAATGATCCTAAGTGCGGCggccacctccccccacccccacgaaAAATTTCTAGATCTGCTACTGAAGTGATGTTAGTTGCTTTACGCAAACAAAACAGAACTAAAACTCCAGAAGGACAGTATTGTTTTATAATCAAGGAAGTTCTATTAACACCCACTTGAAATCGTGAAGGCAAACTATGTGAAAATGTGAATTAcggaataatgattataataatgattagCGTGTCAGTTTCCCATATTCTGGAATTACTCAGTTGTATCATCCATTAATGACTTTCGTAATCGCTATCAATTGCATCATCCATTAATTAACTTCAGAGTgctcctttagcttttttattaAGTTCCAACATTGAAATTAAATTGTCCTTATTTGGATTTAGTTTTCTAAATTTACATATTTAGTCAACAAAAGTTGCTTTGATTAGATAAATGTAGAATTTACGtaaaccatagaattttcttccAAGGATGGCAATAGAACTTCTCACTTTTGGCCTCATAAGTTTGTCTTTGAAAGCATTTCAACACTAACAGGAAAAAATTAAACTCAACAAATTTTCATGCATTGAAGTTATTACAATTTCACTTAGCAATTATCTAACCTGGTCCTTTAGTCAGGATGGATCCAGATGAAGAGGTTGATGACTTGAAAGTGAAAGAACCTTCAGACTTTGAGCTTGTAGAAGAGGATGATGAGCTGAAGGAACCAGAGCCAGAGCCTGCAGCGCCTCTAGTACCACTAAATTTTCTGTTTACAGATACTCCATGGCCCCCATGACCACTTACTACACTACTGTGGGTGGTCTTATATACCCCAGGCCTACCGACAAAAGCATCAGCACCAATACCACTAACACCAAATCTATGAGAATCACCGCTAAATGAAGAGCTACCACTAGTTCCAAAATTAGAATCACCAATTCCAACACCAGCAGACCCAACAGTTGAAGGTCTAACACCTAGAGTGGATGTCGCAAATGATGCTGGTCTTTGCACACTGAAACCAGGCCTACTTGCACCAAAGCCAGGACGCCCTATTACTCCTGTTTCTGAGGATAATTGTCCACTAAAAGTGCCTTCTCCAGCAGCAAATGCTGAAGCTGGGATGCCATCAGCACCAAAAGATGAGTCATGACTGGATATACCTCCAGAAAATAATCCTGAACCTTTTGTATCATCATCTGTTCCATCTGCCAAACCAAATTGACTAGCAGAGCTAGATGTTATTCCTGAAGAAAACTTTGTGCTTGAATCACTACCAGCACTTGAAGATGGTCTAGAACCAGATGTTAATTGGCTAGAAGTGGTAGATACACCTGGTTTAGTACCAGCAAATGAAGAGATTCTGTTTCCACTGGAAAAACTACTGCTTCCTGTTGACCCTTGTCCACCTAAAGACGAGAATTGGCTCCCAGTAGTTGACGAACCTGTAGAACCTGCAGTTCCTAGACCACCACCTACTGAAAGAGTACTACCTAATCCTGTAGCCCCAGGTGAAGATCCTGGCCTACCTGCTGAAGTAGATGAGCTTCCTACCCCAAAGGATCCTGTTCCTTGTACAGAGGAAAGTCTATTGCCAGAGCTGGATGAGAAAGAACTACCTCCAGTAGAAGGTCTACTGCCTGATGATGTTTCATAAGCACCAGATGAGTGGTACTGATTACCTGTACTTGAGGAACTACCAATGCCTGAAGATGTTCCACTTCCACTGTCTACTGAAGTAGATCCAGAACCTGCAACACCACTACTAGATGAACC
Coding sequences within it:
- the LOC135210960 gene encoding uncharacterized protein LOC135210960 yields the protein MFSEALLLLTATAIASVSAGDTRIVNNPGGLAHGKGYGSTSSFTSSSGFAAGGFVTGGNIISGTVSSGGGHLGGGHLGGGHLGGGQLGGGHLGGGHLGGGQLGGGHLGGGHLGGGHLVGGGGGYGSFGGALHGHGSSGGFGGHGISGGFGGHGSGGFASGGHGGFSSGGYGSGHSSGGFVSGGHGSGFASGGYGSGVHGHGTGGFASGGHGGFSSGGYGGGGGGGGGCKYWCKGYSGQYHCCQTPQQSALGGW